In one window of Thermodesulfobacteriota bacterium DNA:
- a CDS encoding TraR/DksA family transcriptional regulator, which yields MNRNDNHKAGHKKLILDRKRKVWNELREEIFRKFGKDYSDQFDIPHDLEELSVLDLVEDLGLSVSDLRRQELERMEVALRKLDEGTYGACSRCGAEIGDERLKAMPYAEHCLKCQTELEEQSGGRKPTL from the coding sequence ATGAACCGGAACGACAACCACAAGGCAGGGCATAAAAAGCTCATCCTCGACAGGAAGCGCAAGGTGTGGAACGAGCTGAGGGAAGAGATATTCAGGAAATTCGGGAAGGACTACAGCGACCAGTTCGACATACCTCACGACCTCGAGGAGCTGTCGGTCCTTGACCTTGTCGAAGACCTCGGCCTTTCGGTCTCGGACCTTAGGCGGCAGGAGCTCGAGAGGATGGAAGTGGCCCTACGGAAGCTGGACGAGGGCACGTACGGCGCTTGCAGCAGGTGCGGGGCCGAGATAGGGGACGAGAGGCTCAAGGCCATGCCTTACGCCGAGCACTGCCTCAAGTGCCAGACCGAGCTCGAAGAGCAGTCCGGGGGCAGGAAGCCCACTCTCTGA
- a CDS encoding epoxyqueuosine reductase QueH, translated as MKEAISIKDLPAIGGGNAVVLAHICCGPCSIMPLKSLLDGKAEVTGFFHNPNIHPLSEFRKRIAAAKELARHLSLNVIYDEEYRPSTFLKGMKEHAGPGFPQTGKRCEYCYYLRLEATARAASSLGFPVFTSSLLYSRYQDHGAIRSAGIELAGKYGILFLYEDFRAFWQDGIDASRALGLYRQKYCGCIYSKMERYSKKPKK; from the coding sequence ATGAAAGAGGCCATATCCATAAAGGACCTACCTGCGATAGGCGGCGGCAATGCGGTAGTGCTTGCGCACATCTGCTGCGGCCCATGCTCCATCATGCCGCTAAAATCACTCCTTGACGGCAAGGCCGAGGTCACAGGTTTCTTCCATAACCCGAACATCCACCCCCTTTCGGAATTCAGGAAAAGGATTGCCGCAGCAAAGGAGCTTGCCCGCCACCTCTCCCTGAACGTCATCTATGACGAGGAATACAGGCCCTCAACGTTCCTCAAGGGCATGAAAGAGCACGCTGGCCCAGGTTTCCCGCAAACGGGGAAGAGGTGCGAATACTGCTATTACCTGAGGCTTGAGGCTACGGCGCGGGCCGCGAGCTCGCTCGGGTTTCCCGTCTTCACATCCTCTCTTCTCTACAGCAGGTACCAGGACCACGGGGCCATAAGGAGCGCAGGCATTGAATTAGCCGGAAAGTACGGCATACTCTTCCTTTATGAGGATTTCAGGGCCTTCTGGCAGGATGGAATCGACGCCTCCAGGGCCCTCGGCCTCTACAGGCAGAAATACTGCGGCTGCATATACAGCAAGATGGAAAGGTACTCGAAGAAGCCGAAAAAGTGA
- a CDS encoding methionine adenosyltransferase, translated as MQKTVEVSTNMAVSEQAVEIVERKGTGHPDSICDAVMDRISVALSREYMERFGAVLHHNIDKGLLVAGQVEKGFGSGKVLKPMELIVGDRASYGIGDSRVPVEDIVKRTVRSWVAENLPHVDPQEHLKVRVVLQPGSEELAGIFERRGRVRVANDTSAAAGYAPLTTAERAVLATERFINSEAFKLRFPEAGSDVKVMGVRTGSELDLTVACPLLAGLIQSEAAYFKKKKEMHTAIRDFLSGFPFSEITLNLNSLDMKGQGTRGVYLTLLGTSAEDADSGQVGRGNRVNGVISLNRPMGTEAAAGKNPVSHVGKIYSILSHLMASEIYKSVNGVKEVSVWLLSEIGRPIDEPKQVFVQVIPDGRAGRDRYEKGVRKIIDEFLLRIPSFTEELARGEHPVC; from the coding sequence ATGCAGAAGACCGTCGAGGTCTCTACTAACATGGCCGTTTCCGAGCAGGCCGTGGAGATAGTCGAGAGGAAGGGGACCGGGCACCCCGACTCCATCTGCGACGCTGTCATGGATAGGATTTCGGTTGCCTTGAGCCGCGAATACATGGAAAGATTCGGCGCCGTCCTCCATCATAACATCGACAAGGGCCTGCTCGTGGCAGGGCAGGTGGAAAAGGGCTTCGGCAGCGGAAAGGTTTTGAAGCCAATGGAGCTAATCGTCGGCGACAGGGCCTCTTACGGGATTGGCGACTCACGCGTCCCGGTCGAGGATATCGTCAAGCGGACAGTCCGTTCCTGGGTAGCCGAGAACCTCCCGCACGTTGACCCTCAAGAGCACCTTAAGGTCAGGGTCGTACTGCAGCCGGGCTCCGAGGAGCTTGCAGGGATATTCGAGAGGCGCGGCAGGGTGAGGGTCGCGAACGACACTTCCGCTGCGGCGGGATACGCGCCGCTTACCACCGCCGAGCGCGCGGTCCTGGCCACCGAGCGCTTCATAAATTCCGAGGCCTTTAAGCTTCGTTTCCCCGAGGCAGGCTCGGACGTGAAGGTGATGGGCGTAAGGACTGGAAGCGAGCTCGATTTGACGGTCGCCTGCCCGCTTTTGGCGGGTCTTATACAGAGCGAGGCTGCCTACTTCAAAAAGAAAAAGGAGATGCATACCGCGATCAGGGACTTCCTGTCGGGTTTCCCGTTTTCTGAAATCACTCTCAACCTCAATTCTCTCGACATGAAAGGACAGGGCACCAGGGGCGTATACCTCACGCTTCTCGGCACCTCCGCCGAGGACGCGGACTCGGGCCAGGTGGGGAGAGGGAACCGCGTAAACGGGGTCATTTCCCTCAACCGCCCGATGGGCACCGAGGCGGCAGCCGGAAAAAATCCGGTAAGCCACGTGGGGAAGATATACTCGATACTGTCGCACCTCATGGCTTCCGAGATATACAAGAGCGTCAATGGCGTCAAGGAGGTATCCGTCTGGCTCCTGAGCGAGATCGGGAGGCCAATAGACGAGCCGAAGCAGGTCTTTGTGCAGGTGATACCCGACGGCAGGGCCGGCAGGGACCGTTACGAAAAGGGAGTGAGGAAGATAATCGACGAGTTCCTTTTGCGGATACCTTCGTTTACCGAAGAGCTGGCCAGGGGCGAGCACCCGGTATGCTGA
- the ruvB gene encoding Holliday junction branch migration DNA helicase RuvB yields the protein MEDEREITPAKLKEDELEATLRPRLLDDFIGQEKLKENLKVFIQAAKGRGEALDHVLFYGPPGLGKTTMAMIIANELGSQIKASSGPVIDKAGDLAAMLTNIEDRDVFFIDEIHRLTPAVEEILYPAMEDYHIDILIGQGPSARSVKIELPKFTLIGATTRAGLLTSPLRDRFGVMLRFDFYAASELKTIVARSASILDVEITDDGAEEIAGRSRGTPRVANRLLRRVRDFAQVKAKGVITRDVASGALSMLEIDSKGFDKMDRRMLLTIIDKFGGGPVGIEALASALHEEKDAIEDLHEPYLLQEGYLNRTPRGRVATELAYAHLGRPYRKTASAGKHDGLF from the coding sequence ATGGAAGACGAGCGCGAGATAACGCCCGCGAAGCTTAAAGAAGACGAGTTAGAGGCTACGCTCCGGCCCAGGCTCCTGGACGACTTCATAGGGCAGGAGAAGCTCAAGGAGAACCTCAAGGTCTTCATACAGGCCGCGAAGGGCAGGGGAGAGGCGCTCGACCATGTGCTTTTCTACGGCCCCCCGGGGCTCGGCAAGACCACGATGGCAATGATAATCGCCAACGAGCTCGGGAGCCAGATAAAGGCCTCCTCGGGCCCTGTCATAGACAAGGCGGGCGACCTTGCGGCCATGCTCACCAACATCGAGGACAGGGACGTCTTCTTCATAGACGAGATACACAGGCTTACCCCGGCCGTCGAGGAGATACTGTACCCGGCAATGGAGGACTACCACATAGATATCCTGATAGGCCAGGGGCCTTCGGCGAGGTCGGTGAAGATAGAGCTTCCGAAGTTCACCCTCATCGGCGCGACTACCAGGGCCGGGCTCCTTACCTCGCCCCTGAGGGACAGGTTCGGCGTGATGCTGAGGTTCGATTTCTATGCCGCTTCCGAGCTCAAGACCATAGTCGCGCGCTCGGCCTCCATACTCGATGTCGAGATAACCGACGACGGCGCGGAGGAGATAGCCGGGAGGTCGAGGGGTACCCCGAGGGTGGCGAACCGGCTCTTGCGGCGGGTGAGGGACTTTGCCCAGGTCAAGGCAAAGGGCGTCATAACAAGGGACGTCGCCTCAGGCGCGCTCTCCATGCTCGAGATAGACTCGAAAGGGTTCGACAAGATGGACAGGAGGATGCTCCTCACCATAATAGACAAGTTCGGCGGAGGGCCGGTGGGCATAGAGGCGCTTGCATCCGCGCTCCATGAAGAGAAGGACGCCATCGAGGACCTCCACGAGCCCTACCTCCTGCAGGAGGGGTATCTCAACAGGACCCCCAGGGGCAGGGTCGCTACGGAGCTCGCGTACGCGCACCTGGGAAGGCCCTACAGGAAGACGGCGAGCGCGGGGAAGCATGACGGGCTGTTTTAA
- a CDS encoding NUDIX hydrolase: MTVSEGHVAERQISAGGVIFRRKSEGTVEIALISVRGGKVWGLPKGTAEKGENLARTAHREVREETGLDGRIIEKIGHIEYFFTLKEGAETRRIFKIVYFFLMEYTSGRVEDHDEEVDECRWVPIGEAAGMMRFKDEKDIIRKAMEMIARLPSSQGA; encoded by the coding sequence TTGACCGTATCGGAGGGGCACGTGGCGGAGCGCCAGATTTCGGCGGGCGGCGTTATCTTCAGAAGAAAAAGCGAAGGGACGGTCGAGATCGCGCTCATTTCCGTACGCGGCGGCAAGGTCTGGGGGCTTCCCAAGGGCACGGCTGAAAAAGGCGAGAACCTCGCCAGGACCGCGCACCGGGAGGTGAGGGAAGAGACTGGCCTTGACGGCAGGATAATCGAGAAGATAGGGCATATCGAGTATTTCTTTACATTGAAGGAGGGCGCGGAGACCAGGAGGATATTCAAGATAGTGTATTTCTTCCTCATGGAGTATACGTCAGGCAGGGTCGAGGACCACGACGAGGAGGTCGACGAGTGCAGGTGGGTCCCGATAGGCGAGGCTGCCGGCATGATGAGGTTCAAGGACGAGAAGGATATCATCAGAAAAGCAATGGAGATGATAGCGAGGCTCCCTTCGAGCCAGGGCGCCTGA
- a CDS encoding radical SAM protein, with product MGFRPGYIRLYETGELFERIRGLRAMLSPCRLCPLRCGARRLDGETGVCRSGALPQVSAAIAHFGEEPPLSGRYGSGTIFLSYCNLKCVFCQNHEISRSGDGREVTSEGLASMMLRLQREGCHNINLVTPTHQAPHIAESLPLAIENGLEVPLVYNSGGYDSVDALRLLEGVFDIYMPDIKYGSDRMGLELSGVHGYFSKAREAVMEMHRQVGDLETGLDNIARRGLIVRHLVLPDGLAGTEEVMRFLSEDVSADTYVNIMGQYRPVYRAFEDRRLSRRTTGTELDEAVETARKEGLHRIEGHC from the coding sequence ATGGGTTTCCGTCCGGGCTACATAAGGCTTTACGAGACCGGCGAGCTCTTTGAGAGGATACGGGGGCTCAGGGCCATGCTATCTCCGTGCAGGCTTTGCCCCTTGAGATGCGGCGCACGACGCCTTGACGGGGAGACCGGCGTCTGCCGTTCCGGCGCGCTTCCGCAAGTTTCCGCTGCCATCGCGCACTTCGGGGAGGAGCCGCCGCTTTCGGGCCGATACGGCAGCGGCACGATATTCCTTTCGTACTGCAATCTTAAGTGCGTCTTCTGCCAGAACCATGAGATAAGCCGCTCCGGAGACGGGAGGGAAGTGACTTCCGAGGGGCTCGCCTCAATGATGCTCCGCCTCCAGAGAGAAGGCTGCCATAACATAAACCTCGTCACCCCGACCCACCAGGCGCCGCATATTGCCGAAAGCCTTCCCCTTGCGATTGAGAACGGCCTCGAGGTGCCGCTCGTCTACAACTCGGGCGGCTATGACTCGGTCGATGCGCTGCGGCTGCTTGAAGGCGTATTCGATATATACATGCCGGACATCAAGTATGGCTCCGACCGGATGGGCCTCGAGCTTTCAGGCGTACACGGATATTTTTCGAAGGCCAGGGAGGCGGTTATGGAGATGCACCGGCAGGTCGGAGACCTTGAGACCGGGCTGGATAATATCGCCCGCCGGGGCCTCATCGTAAGGCACCTGGTCCTGCCGGACGGCCTTGCCGGCACGGAGGAGGTAATGCGCTTCCTGTCCGAGGACGTATCCGCGGACACCTATGTAAACATCATGGGCCAGTACAGGCCTGTATACAGGGCCTTTGAAGACAGGCGTCTGTCGAGAAGGACCACGGGAACGGAACTGGACGAAGCGGTTGAGACCGCGCGCAAAGAGGGGCTGCACAGGATAGAAGGGCATTGCTGA